The proteins below are encoded in one region of Mercenaria mercenaria strain notata unplaced genomic scaffold, MADL_Memer_1 contig_605, whole genome shotgun sequence:
- the LOC128554660 gene encoding uncharacterized protein LOC128554660, protein MANLIILNFWCYLLGYQVLVIFFTKVTRPLVKKWRGEGKLVSMFLDDGLGCAADFDSTLKLSGDIKGDLLLSGCIPNAEKSIWVPVQILEYLGVVLDSILGNIYIPERRLVKAKDTINSLLDALKLHRRVPVRKLASIVGQLISMSIVLGHVTQIMTRYLSADILTARHWDSYICVSLESVEQLMFWKANIGIINNRKLFELHRCSKIVYSDASRTGYAGYEVSTVTGVSHGIWDFEESNKSSTWRELEAVYRVLQSLAHILAHRRVKWFSDNQAITAIVKKGSMKKDLQDISYKIFQFCMRNSISLELEWIPRSENDKADYLSKIVDFDDWGISFEVFNILQERFGQFEVDWFASEYNAKVSKFYSRFWNPSSAGIDAFTEYWGNCFGLFVPSISVIYRVFSKMRADRANSSYKDDIDELPEVLADKVDLLPDLLRKSRAENTSRKYGNSFSRWERWAKCNGFGSGDILPAKAFPFAIYLASLIQTSNTPSPVISAFYAAKWFHDLGDLKSPTDSKLVINILEAAKRLLGKPTVKKEPVTTEMLLGMYNQLYSTGNLKNQRIICACLVAFSGFMRSSELLHIKVSDIQFYQSFMTIFVESSKTDRYRDGSWITIAKTEICLCPVVNVQKLISWATLKDDDYLFCNLIHSKNKYAVRKNNKAMSYSNLREEFLRALKPHVKDIKKYCLHSLRSGGATVAANSGIKDRLFKRHGRWCSDSAKDGYVKDDLRERLSVSLSLGL, encoded by the exons ATGGCaaacttaattattttaaatttttggtgttACCTTTTGGGTTATCAAGTGCttgttatattttttacaaaagttaCAAGGCCTCTTGTAAAGAAATGGCGCGGTGAAGGCAAGCTTGTTTCCATGTTTTTAGATGACGGGCTGGGGTGCGCTGCAGATTTTGATAGCACTCTCAAACTATCTGGTGATATTAAAGGAGATTTATTACTGTCTGGGTGCATACCGAATGCAGAAAAATCGATCTGGGTTCCTGTACAAATTCTAGAATATTTGGGAGTTGTATTAGATTCCATTTTAGGAAATATTTACATTCCTGAACGCAGATTAGTAAAAGCAAAAGATACAATAAACAGTCTTTTAGATGCGCTTAAACTACATAGACGGGTTCCCGTTAGAAAACTTGCCAGTATAGTGGGTCAGTTGATATCCATGTCAATAGTATTAGGTCACGTGACCCAGATTATGACCAGATACTTAAGTGCAGATATACTTACAGCCCGACATTGGGACTCTTATATTTGCGTTTCCTTGGAGTCTGTTGAACAGTTAATGTTTTGGAAAGCCAATATTGGCATTATTAATAACAGGAAACTATTTGAACTGCACAGGTGCTCTAAAATTGTATATTCCGACGCCAGTCGAACAGGTTATGCAGGGTATGAAGTTTCAACTGTTACTGGGGTTTCTCATGGTATATGGGATTTTGAAGAGTCGAATAAGTCCTCTACATGGAGGGAACTTGAAGCTGTGTACAGAGTGTTACAATCATTAGCACATATTTTAGCGCATCGTAGAGTTAAGTGGTTTTCAGATAATCAAGCTATTACTGCTATAGTGAAAAAAGGGTCCATGAAAAAAGACTTGCAGGATATATCCTATAAGATTTTCCAGTTTTGTATGAGAAACTCTATTTCTTTAGAACTTGAGTGGATTCCGCGGTCCGAAAATGATAAGGCTGATTATTTGTCGAAGATTGTAGATTTCGATGACTGGGGAATTTCGTTTGAAGTTTTTAATATATTGCAAGAAAGATTTGGTCAGTTTGAGGTAGACTGGTTCGCATCAGAGTATAATGCGAAAGTATCTAAATTCTATTCTAGGTTTTGGAACCCGTCATCAGCCGGAATTGATGCATTCACAGAGTACTGGGGAAATTGTTTTGGACTATTTGTCCCTTCTATTTCTGTTATTTACAGAGTATTTTCTAAAATGAGAGCCGACAGAGCAAATAGT TCGTATAAAGATGATATTGACGAGTTACCTGAAGTTCTGGCAGACAAGGTGGACCTACTCCCGGACCTGTTACGGAAGTCCAGAGCGGAAAATACAAGTCGTAAATACGGAAACAGTTTTTCTCGTTGGGAAAGATGGGCAAAGTGTAATGGGTTTGGGAGTGGGGACATTTTGCCTGCTAAGGCATTTCCTTTTGCAATATATTTGGCATCATTAATACAAACTTCGAATACACCAAGTCCTGTGATTTCTGCTTTCTACGCTGCAAAATGGTTTCATGATTTAGGTGATCTTAAGTCGCCAACAGATTCAAAATTAGTAATAAATATACTAGAAGCGGCTAAAAGGTTGTTAGGTAAGCCCACCGTTAAAAAGGAACCTGTAACAACGGAGATGTTATTAGGCATGTATAATCAGTTATATTCTACGGGAAATTTGAAAAACCAGAGAATAATATGCGCATGTTTGGTGGCTTTTTCCGGATTTATGCGTAGTTCAGAATTGCTCCATATAAAAGTTTCTGATATTCAGTTTTATCAATCTTTCATGACCATTTTCGTAGAAAGCAGTAAAACGGACAGATATAGGGATGGCTCTTGGATAACAATAGCAAAAACAGAAATTTGTTTATGCCCAGTTGTGAATGTTCAAAAACTTATATCATGGGCTACATTGAAAGATGACgattatttgttttgtaatttaattCATTCCAAGAATAAGTATGCtgttagaaaaaataacaaagcaaTGTCATACTCTAATTTACGTGAAGAATTTCTTAGAGCGCTTAAGCCGCATGTTAAAGACATTAAGAAATACTGTTTACATTCCTTGAGGTCGGGTGGCGCTACAGTTGCGGCTAATAGTGGAATTAAAGACAGGCTATTTAAGCGGCATGGTCGCTGGTGTAGTGATAGTGCAAAAGACGGTTATGTAAAAGACGATCTGAGAGAACGATTATCTGTGTCCCTTTCGTTGGGATTGTAA